A single window of Gossypium arboreum isolate Shixiya-1 chromosome 13, ASM2569848v2, whole genome shotgun sequence DNA harbors:
- the LOC108464276 gene encoding chloride channel protein CLC-f-like: MTGGGEYSDQRHLLRSNSHKDEQHDKEENPGDLESQVTYHNSNNAGFNDLVKYLGRGFSARRLSFKRLDRDGDRGRERSSPSSLDHHHHPHHHHHHHQQHQGHYHSYVGDAADPLGDSAPPEWALLLIGCLLGVASGLFVAAFNGGVHVIHEWAWAGTPNEGAAWLRMQSLADTWHRILLVPVTGGVIVGMMHGLLEILNQIRQSSSSQQQGFSLVAGVFPTVKAIQAAITLGTGCSLGPEGPSVDIGKSCANGFSLMMENNRERKIALVAAGAASGIASGFNAAVAGCFFAIETVLRPLRAENSPPFTTAMIILASVISSTVSNAVLGTESAFTVPSYDLKSAAELPLYLILGMLCGVVSVVFARLVSWFTAAFEYIKEKLGLPTVICPALGGLGAGIIALRYPGILYWGFTNVNEILHTGKSASAPGIWLLTQLAAAKVVATALCKGSGLVGGLYAPSLMIGAAVGAVFGGSAAELINSAIPGNAAVAQPQAYALVGMAATLASVCSVPLTSVLLLFELTKDYRILLPLMGAVGLAIWVPSVANQNKETDSEMRTSARGYSSVSAAEELSVIEKAADQEALDDDMLLEDLRVSKAMSKKYLKVSMAATVKEAMKCMHDNHQKFALVVDEDDFLEGIITLGDIRRCLSKKQPSDISKGDSTADVNPCLVSSVCTKGISYRGQERGLLTCFADTDLAIARELMEASGVKQLPVVNRGGEPHKGRKRRVIAVLHYESIWNCLREEINHRKSVYQHSHRKDNNEEENINSNGH, encoded by the exons ATGACGGGAGGAGGAGAATACAGCGATCAGAGGCATCTCCTGAGATCCAACAGCCACAAAGACGAACAACATGATAAAGAAGAGAACCCCGGTGACTTGGAATCTCAGGTGACTTACCACAACAGCAATAACGCTGGCTTCAACGATCTGGTCAAGTATTTGGGCAGGGGGTTCTCCGCCAGGCGCCTTAGCTTCAAACGCCTCGATAGAGATGGGGATAGAGGTAGAGAACGGTCATCGCCCTCTTCCCTAGATCATCACCACCAcccccatcatcatcatcatcatcatcaacaacaTCAAGGTCACTACCATTCTTATGTGGGGGATGCCGCTGATCCGCTGGGAGATAGCGCTCCTCCCGAATGGGCTTTGTTGCTTATTGGTTGTTTACTCGGGGTCGCCTCCGGTCTCTTCGTGGCCGCCTTCAACGGAGGA GTTCACGTTATACATGAATGGGCATGGGCTGGGACTCCAAATGAGGGTGCTGCTTGGCTTCGTATGCAGAGTCTGGCTGACACTTGGCATCGGATTCTTTTGGTACCAGTCACTGGAGGTGTCATTGTTGGAATGATGCATGGTTTACTTGAGATATTGAACCAAATACGGCAATCCAGTTCTTCCCAACAACAAGGTTTCAGTTTGGTTGCTGGGGTCTTCCCTACAGTAAAAGCTATCCAGGCTGCCATAACTCTAGGTACCGGTTGTTCTTTGGGACCAGAAGGCCCCAGTGTAGACATTGGAAAGTCATGTGCCAATGGATTCTCATTAATGATGGAAAACAACAGAGAAAGGAAAATTGCTCTTGTGGCCGCTGGAGCAGCATCTGGGATTGCTTCAG GTTTTAATGCTGCTGTTGCTGGTTGCTTCTTTGCTATTGAAACTGTATTAAGGCCTCTCCGTGCTGAAAACTCACCTCCGTTCACAACTGCAATGATTATTTTGGCCTCCGTTATCTCGTCTACTGTATCAAATGCTGTACTTGGGACAGAATCAGCTTTCACTGTGCCATCATATGATTTAAAATCTGCTGCTG AGCTACCTTTGTATCTGATCTTGGGGATGCTATGTGGTGTTGTAAGTGTAGTCTTCGCTCGCTTAGTTTCTTGGTTCACAGCAGCATTTGAGTATATCAAGGAGAAATTAGGACTACCTACTGTAATCTGTCCCGCTTTAGGTGGTTTAGGAGCTGGAATAATAGCTCTTAGGTATCCTGGAATTCTATATTGGGGCTTTACAAATGTCAATGAAATCCTACATACTGGGAAGTCCGCATCTGCTCCCGGAATCTGGTTGCTAACCCAACTGGCAGCAGCCAAAGTTGTTGCCACTGCTTTGTGTAAGGGGTCTGGGCTTGTAGGTGGCCTTTATGCACCTAGTTTGATGATTGGTGCTGCCGTCGGTGCTGTATTTGGAGGCTCAGCTGCTGAACTTATTAATTCAGCTATTCCAGGCAATGCTGCTGTTGCACAGCCACAAGCATATGCACTG GTTGGAATGGCTGCCACATTAGCTTCAGTTTGTTCAGTTCCTCTAACTTCAGTTCTGCTTCTATTTGAGCTAACTAAAGATTACAGGATATTGCTTCCTCTTATG GGGGCTGTTGGATTAGCAATATGGGTTCCTTCTGTGGCTAACCAGAACAAGGAGACTGACTCTGAAATGAGGACTTCAGCAAGAGGATATTCCTCTGTTTCTGCTGCTGAGGAACTCTCTGTCATAGAAAAGGCTGCTGACCAAGAAGCACTAGATGACGATATGCTTCTTGAAGATCTTAGG GTGTCAAAGGCCATGTCTAAGAAGTACTTAAAGGTGTCAATGGCTGCTACTGTAAAAGAGGCAATGAAATGCATGCATGACAACCATCAGAAATTTGCGCTTGTGGTCGATGAAGATGATTTTCTGGAGGGGATTATCACACTTGGTGATATTAGACGGTGTCTGTCTAAGAAGCAGCCTAGTGATATCTCCAAGGGTGATTCAACAGCTGAT GTGAATCCATGTCTTGTTTCGTCTGTTTGCACGAAAGGAATAAGCTACCGTGGGCAGGAGCGCGGACTTCTAACCTGCTTTGCAGATACTGACTTGGCAATTGCTAGGGAGTTGATGGAGGCTAGTGGAGTAAAACAATTGCCAGTGGTGAATCGTGGGGGAGAACCCCACAAAGGAAGGAAACGGAGAGTCATTGCTgttcttcattacgaatcaatcTGGAACTGTCTCAG AGAAGAGATAAATCACAGGAAGTCTGTGTATCAGCATAGCCATAGGAAGGATAATAATGAAGAGGAGAATATAAATTCCAATGGCCATTAA